The Blastococcus sp. HT6-4 genome window below encodes:
- a CDS encoding glycosyltransferase: MRVFLTHAIATGSTYYRIEEPARAVQAAGLGVEVAVSRGIGTTMRSVTEGAPMEVVDVDAQGADVVVLQLPKTAEMMQTQRILQAQGVAVVVEMDDLLSAVPYGHMGHDALVRAGSSEFAAQAAREADLVTTSTPALLKEYARHGRGVVIENAVPRRTAELPPAYERTPDTVTIGWAGSVPSHPYDLQEMGSGLQQALDRTRGQSRLVILGQKWDVKDRLGLPDEPEEVPWVMDVDGYAARMGELFDIGIAPLRVDRFNTSKSWLKPLEYSARGVYSVRARTEEYERLGLGMPARSPKDWAKWLTLGVKDADRRREVAAAAREHVLAHHLTEHTAERWVAAWRTARDNRTRALGGGRLATAAR, from the coding sequence ATGCGCGTCTTCCTCACCCATGCGATCGCGACCGGCTCCACGTACTACCGCATCGAGGAGCCGGCCCGCGCCGTCCAGGCCGCAGGGCTCGGCGTCGAGGTCGCCGTCTCCCGCGGGATCGGCACCACCATGCGGTCGGTGACCGAGGGCGCTCCGATGGAGGTCGTCGACGTCGACGCCCAGGGCGCGGACGTCGTCGTCCTCCAGCTGCCGAAGACCGCCGAGATGATGCAGACCCAGCGGATCCTGCAGGCGCAGGGCGTCGCGGTCGTCGTGGAGATGGACGACCTGCTGTCCGCCGTCCCGTACGGCCACATGGGGCACGACGCCCTGGTGCGGGCCGGCAGCAGCGAGTTCGCGGCCCAGGCCGCCCGCGAGGCCGATCTGGTGACCACGTCGACGCCCGCGCTGCTGAAGGAGTACGCCCGCCACGGCCGCGGTGTGGTGATCGAGAACGCCGTCCCGCGCCGCACCGCCGAGCTGCCGCCGGCCTACGAGCGCACCCCGGACACCGTGACCATCGGCTGGGCCGGCAGCGTGCCGAGCCACCCGTACGACCTGCAGGAGATGGGCTCCGGCCTCCAGCAGGCGCTGGACCGGACCCGCGGGCAGAGCCGACTGGTGATCCTCGGGCAGAAGTGGGACGTGAAGGACCGCCTGGGGCTGCCGGACGAGCCGGAGGAGGTGCCCTGGGTGATGGACGTGGACGGGTACGCGGCGCGGATGGGCGAGCTGTTCGACATCGGCATCGCTCCCCTCCGGGTCGACCGGTTCAACACGAGCAAGAGCTGGCTCAAGCCTCTGGAGTACTCCGCACGGGGCGTCTACAGCGTGCGCGCCCGGACCGAGGAGTACGAGCGGCTCGGGCTGGGGATGCCCGCGCGGTCCCCGAAGGACTGGGCGAAGTGGCTCACGCTCGGCGTGAAGGACGCCGACCGACGGCGCGAGGTCGCCGCTGCGGCCCGCGAGCACGTCCTGGCCCACCACCTGACCGAGCACACCGCCGAGCGCTGGGTCGCCGCCTGGCGGACCGCCCGCGACAACCGCACCCGCGCCCTCGGCGGCGGGCGTCTGGCCACAGCCGCACGCTGA
- the fliS gene encoding flagellar export chaperone FliS: protein MSAASLRARYLGDAVATASPQQVLVMLYDRLALDLERAQVAVAEGNRPRANEELQHAQAIILELLSSLQVDVWEGGPRLAALYNWLMSELVQANLKFDTNRISSCRAVVEPLRDAWRQAAASLAGVPS from the coding sequence ATGAGTGCTGCTTCGCTCCGCGCCCGCTACCTCGGCGACGCCGTCGCCACCGCCTCGCCGCAGCAGGTGCTGGTGATGCTCTACGACCGGCTCGCCCTCGATCTCGAGCGGGCGCAGGTGGCGGTCGCGGAGGGGAACCGCCCCCGGGCGAACGAGGAGCTCCAGCACGCCCAGGCGATCATCCTGGAGCTGCTGTCCAGCCTGCAGGTCGACGTGTGGGAGGGCGGCCCCCGCCTGGCCGCCCTCTACAACTGGCTGATGAGCGAGCTCGTCCAGGCCAACCTGAAGTTCGACACCAACCGGATCAGCTCCTGCCGTGCAGTCGTCGAGCCGCTGCGCGACGCATGGCGGCAGGCCGCCGCGTCCTTGGCCGGCGTTCCGTCATGA
- the fliD gene encoding flagellar filament capping protein FliD, with translation MTMSINTGLVSGIDTGTMITQLLQLEARQQNSLKTRLSATQVAASAYRTVNSALAALTTSAESLAKPESFASTKATSTAASVGVTTASYATPGSLTFTVAQVATTASSVSTGRWSSTTTAAGLSSMDIRSADGATSKGTVTLDGTESLEQVAAKINADTALGLKASAVQVAPGEFALQISAGTSGAAAGFSIAGTEFTATSVGQDAELKVGEDTATTTAYTIRSATNTFEGVLPGATLTVSKVEPTPVTVTVATDPAAVADKVSALVDAVNNALSTIKTYSDNTPGSKAALRGEYAVTSIAGQLLQAVSEAVGADGSPAQVGFQTTRDGRITFDKEKFTAALTATPELAQRIVTGTGVEGEPDFVPGLAARVRDVSKAASDATTGTLSSLATGQDSLARDIQDRIADWDLRLAARKVALTRQFTAMETALSSLTNQSNWLAGQLGSLPSA, from the coding sequence ATGACGATGAGCATCAACACCGGCCTGGTGTCCGGGATCGACACCGGCACGATGATCACCCAGCTCCTGCAGCTGGAGGCGCGGCAGCAGAACTCGCTCAAGACGCGGCTGTCCGCCACCCAGGTCGCCGCCAGCGCCTACCGCACCGTCAACAGTGCGCTCGCGGCCCTGACCACCAGCGCCGAGTCGCTCGCGAAGCCGGAGTCGTTCGCCAGCACGAAGGCGACCAGCACCGCCGCCTCGGTCGGCGTCACCACCGCCTCCTACGCCACCCCGGGCTCGCTCACCTTCACCGTCGCCCAGGTCGCGACCACGGCTTCCAGCGTGAGCACCGGCCGGTGGTCGAGCACGACCACCGCCGCCGGCCTGAGCAGCATGGACATCCGCAGCGCGGACGGCGCCACCAGCAAGGGCACGGTGACGCTCGACGGCACCGAGTCGCTCGAGCAGGTCGCGGCGAAGATCAACGCCGACACCGCCCTGGGCCTGAAGGCCTCCGCGGTGCAGGTCGCCCCCGGCGAGTTCGCCCTCCAGATCAGCGCCGGCACCTCCGGCGCGGCCGCCGGCTTCTCCATCGCCGGCACCGAGTTCACCGCCACCAGCGTCGGCCAGGACGCCGAGCTGAAGGTCGGCGAGGACACCGCCACCACGACGGCCTACACGATCCGCTCGGCCACCAACACGTTCGAGGGCGTCCTGCCGGGGGCGACGCTCACCGTGTCCAAGGTGGAGCCCACGCCGGTCACCGTCACCGTCGCCACGGACCCCGCCGCCGTCGCCGACAAGGTCTCCGCGCTCGTCGACGCGGTGAACAACGCGCTGTCGACGATCAAGACCTACTCGGACAACACCCCCGGCAGCAAGGCGGCGCTGCGCGGCGAGTACGCGGTGACCTCCATCGCCGGCCAGCTGCTGCAGGCGGTCTCCGAGGCGGTCGGCGCGGACGGCTCACCGGCCCAGGTCGGGTTCCAGACCACCCGCGACGGCCGGATCACCTTCGACAAGGAGAAGTTCACCGCCGCCCTCACGGCGACGCCGGAGCTGGCCCAGCGCATCGTGACCGGAACCGGGGTGGAGGGGGAGCCCGACTTCGTCCCCGGCCTGGCCGCGCGGGTCCGCGACGTCAGCAAGGCCGCCTCGGACGCCACGACCGGCACGCTCAGCTCCCTGGCCACGGGCCAGGACAGCCTCGCGCGCGACATCCAGGACCGGATCGCCGACTGGGACCTGCGGCTGGCCGCGCGCAAGGTCGCCCTCACCCGCCAGTTCACCGCCATGGAAACCGCGCTGAGCTCCCTGACCAACCAGTCCAACTGGCTGGCCGGTCAGCTCGGCTCGCTGCCGTCGGCCTGA
- a CDS encoding flagellin, protein MGLRINQNIAALNAHRNLSITDNQMSKSLEKLSSGFRINRAADDAAGLAISEGLRSQVGGLKVAVRNSQDGVSVVQTAEGALTEVHSILQRVRDLTVQAGNSGVVDDKARGYIAKEVTELAGALTDIAGRTDFNGTKLLNGSASSLSFQTGANGGETMTVELSNVTTVATAVTGVATNMSASGTYSATADLTTLDAQIKTVSESRASLGAKQNRFESTINSLNVSIENLSASESRVRDADMAQEMVGFTRAQILSQAGTAMLAQANQASQGVLSLLR, encoded by the coding sequence ATGGGTCTGCGCATCAACCAGAACATCGCTGCTCTCAACGCTCACCGGAACCTGTCGATCACCGACAACCAGATGAGCAAGTCGCTCGAGAAGCTGTCCTCCGGCTTCCGGATCAACCGCGCCGCCGACGACGCGGCCGGTCTGGCGATCTCCGAGGGCCTGCGCTCGCAGGTCGGTGGCCTCAAGGTCGCCGTCCGCAACTCGCAGGACGGCGTCTCCGTCGTGCAGACGGCGGAAGGTGCCCTCACCGAGGTGCACTCGATCCTGCAGCGCGTCCGCGACCTGACCGTCCAGGCGGGTAACAGCGGCGTCGTCGACGACAAGGCCCGCGGCTACATCGCGAAGGAGGTCACCGAGCTCGCCGGCGCGCTGACCGACATCGCTGGCCGGACCGACTTCAACGGCACCAAGCTCCTGAACGGCAGCGCATCCAGCCTGTCGTTCCAGACCGGTGCCAACGGCGGCGAGACGATGACCGTCGAGCTGAGCAACGTCACCACGGTCGCCACGGCGGTCACCGGCGTGGCCACGAACATGTCGGCCTCCGGCACCTACAGCGCCACGGCCGACCTGACCACGCTCGACGCCCAGATCAAGACGGTCTCGGAGTCCCGCGCCAGCCTCGGTGCGAAGCAGAACCGCTTCGAGAGCACCATCAACTCGCTCAACGTCTCGATCGAGAACCTGAGCGCGTCGGAGAGCCGGGTCCGTGACGCCGACATGGCGCAGGAGATGGTCGGGTTCACCCGCGCCCAGATCCTGTCCCAGGCCGGCACCGCGATGCTCGCGCAGGCCAACCAGGCCTCGCAGGGCGTCCTCTCGCTGCTCCGCTGA
- a CDS encoding sigma-70 family RNA polymerase sigma factor, which produces MRERPQNGRVPHPVKGRSPQEVDALVTEHLPLAAFAVNAVASRISLPGHVSREDLLSCAHVALVEVARRFDPDAGASFATYALARLQGAVLDELRSGDWASRSVRAAARRTDAATDALTISLGRPPTREELAQSLGVARSELDHLQVDVHRAVMVSIDAETGPDGTTLDLPDTGESPERAVLRGERARYLHDAIRALPDRLDEVVERNFFGDESLTDIAEDLGVTLSRVSQMRARALTLLHAAMSEVWEGRAVAPDGGVRARNQQLSYVARVAARNGAPVPQQRTAWSTAPDSAARTA; this is translated from the coding sequence TTGCGTGAGCGCCCCCAGAACGGCCGGGTCCCGCACCCGGTCAAGGGGCGATCCCCCCAGGAGGTCGACGCGCTGGTGACCGAGCACCTCCCCCTGGCGGCGTTCGCCGTCAACGCCGTCGCCTCCCGCATCTCGCTGCCCGGCCACGTCAGCCGCGAGGACCTGCTGTCCTGCGCCCACGTGGCCCTGGTCGAGGTGGCGCGCCGGTTCGACCCGGACGCGGGCGCCTCCTTCGCCACCTACGCCCTGGCCCGCCTGCAGGGCGCGGTCCTCGACGAACTGCGCTCCGGGGACTGGGCCAGCCGGTCGGTGCGCGCCGCGGCCCGTCGGACCGACGCCGCCACCGACGCGCTCACCATCAGCCTCGGCCGGCCGCCCACACGCGAGGAGCTCGCGCAGAGCCTGGGCGTCGCGCGCAGCGAGCTCGACCACCTGCAGGTCGACGTCCACCGGGCCGTCATGGTCAGCATCGACGCCGAGACCGGCCCCGACGGGACGACGCTCGACCTGCCCGACACCGGAGAGTCCCCCGAGCGCGCGGTCCTGCGGGGCGAACGCGCCCGCTACCTGCACGACGCGATCCGCGCGTTGCCCGACCGGCTCGACGAGGTCGTGGAACGCAATTTCTTCGGTGATGAATCACTGACGGACATCGCCGAGGACCTGGGGGTGACCCTGTCACGGGTCTCGCAGATGCGGGCGCGGGCCCTGACCCTCCTGCACGCGGCCATGAGCGAGGTGTGGGAGGGCCGGGCCGTCGCACCGGACGGTGGCGTCCGTGCGCGCAACCAGCAGCTGTCGTATGTCGCCCGGGTGGCCGCCCGCAACGGGGCGCCGGTCCCACAGCAGCGCACCGCCTGGTCGACCGCGCCCGACAGCGCCGCCAGGACCGCCTGA
- a CDS encoding flagellar protein FlgN has translation MRRRKAVDGVDYQHLSTMLWREQELLDLLLFKAEEKQYLILTGKTRWLARIAHEIEVVLDQLRTLEVERSAATEVIAATLGLETNPSLRQVADAAPAPWGDLLAKHHEALLVLITDLRSLSDANKELIEGGLAAIGDALRQTHVPSAGTYGAKGRHTDATHRAVTLDGAL, from the coding sequence GTGAGACGACGGAAGGCGGTGGACGGAGTGGACTACCAGCACCTGTCGACGATGCTGTGGCGCGAGCAGGAGCTCCTGGACCTGCTGCTCTTCAAGGCCGAGGAGAAGCAGTACCTGATCCTCACCGGCAAGACCCGCTGGCTGGCGCGCATCGCCCACGAGATCGAGGTCGTGCTCGACCAGCTGCGCACCCTCGAGGTGGAGCGGTCGGCGGCCACCGAGGTGATCGCGGCCACGCTGGGGCTGGAGACCAACCCCTCCCTGCGGCAGGTGGCCGACGCGGCCCCCGCTCCGTGGGGCGACCTGCTCGCCAAGCACCACGAGGCGCTGCTGGTGCTGATCACCGACCTGCGCAGCCTGTCGGACGCCAACAAGGAGCTCATCGAGGGCGGCCTGGCCGCGATCGGGGACGCGCTCAGGCAGACGCACGTCCCCTCGGCCGGCACGTACGGCGCGAAGGGGCGGCACACCGACGCCACCCACCGCGCGGTCACCCTGGACGGAGCACTCTGA
- the flgK gene encoding flagellar hook-associated protein FlgK: protein MSTFSLLNTATTSLWAQRRALDVTGQNISNVNTDGYSRQRVDMRAIGGSAVPAFYSTGSGIGGGVNADQVARIRDAFLEGRGHTEHANSAQLTAETDAYQLVEQAFREPGTTGLQNLMADMWRGWQDVANKPEDPAARGQVLKRLETLVGGLHFSSAQLDGQWQQTRENLSVLVDDVNAAAETVARLNTAILRASQSGLPANDLTDQRDLLVMKLADQVGVSVRPRDGGVVDVLVGSVTLVSGGTASKLAVQGTIDPTGAAGDPPRVVTADGGLTVTVGGTAGGQLHTLNSILPTYRTELDAVASALATALNTAHADGYDLDGLQGGALIGSSGGPVTASSITVSLTDPRKIAASSIGPGTPNLDRGNADKLAQLGNGVASPDAAYRKMIVELGVQSAVSQRNLGIQSVITGQVDAARESVAGVNLDEEMTNMLSFQHAYSAASRLVTAIDEMLDVLINRTGRVGL from the coding sequence GTGAGCACCTTCAGCCTCCTGAACACGGCGACCACGTCGCTCTGGGCGCAGCGCCGGGCGCTCGACGTCACCGGTCAGAACATCTCGAACGTCAACACGGACGGGTACTCCCGCCAGCGGGTGGACATGCGGGCCATCGGGGGGAGCGCCGTCCCGGCGTTCTACTCCACGGGCAGCGGCATCGGTGGCGGCGTCAACGCCGACCAGGTGGCGCGGATCCGCGACGCCTTCCTCGAGGGCCGCGGGCACACCGAGCACGCCAACAGCGCGCAGCTGACCGCCGAGACCGACGCCTACCAGCTGGTCGAGCAGGCGTTCCGCGAGCCCGGGACCACCGGCCTGCAGAACCTCATGGCCGACATGTGGCGCGGCTGGCAGGACGTGGCCAACAAGCCGGAGGACCCCGCCGCGCGCGGGCAGGTGCTCAAGCGGCTCGAGACGCTCGTCGGCGGCCTGCACTTCAGCAGTGCGCAGCTGGACGGGCAGTGGCAGCAGACCCGCGAGAACCTGAGCGTCCTCGTGGACGATGTCAACGCGGCGGCCGAGACGGTGGCCCGCCTGAACACCGCGATCCTGCGCGCTTCGCAGAGCGGGCTGCCGGCCAACGACCTCACCGACCAGCGCGACCTGCTCGTCATGAAGCTCGCCGACCAGGTGGGGGTGTCGGTGCGGCCGCGGGACGGTGGCGTCGTCGACGTGCTCGTCGGCAGCGTCACGCTCGTCTCCGGCGGGACCGCGTCGAAGCTCGCGGTCCAGGGCACGATCGACCCCACCGGCGCCGCCGGTGACCCGCCGCGCGTCGTGACCGCCGACGGGGGGCTCACGGTCACCGTCGGGGGCACCGCCGGGGGACAGCTGCACACGCTGAACTCGATCCTCCCCACCTACCGGACCGAGCTGGACGCCGTCGCGTCGGCGCTCGCCACGGCGCTGAACACGGCGCACGCCGACGGCTACGACCTCGACGGCCTGCAGGGCGGCGCGCTGATCGGCTCCTCGGGCGGGCCGGTGACGGCGTCGTCCATCACCGTGTCCCTCACCGACCCGCGGAAGATCGCGGCGTCGTCCATCGGCCCCGGCACGCCGAACCTCGACCGGGGCAACGCCGACAAGCTGGCCCAGCTGGGCAACGGCGTGGCCTCGCCGGACGCGGCCTACCGCAAGATGATCGTCGAGCTGGGTGTCCAGTCGGCGGTCTCGCAGCGCAACCTCGGCATCCAGTCGGTCATCACCGGGCAGGTGGACGCCGCCCGGGAGTCCGTGGCCGGGGTCAACCTCGACGAGGAGATGACCAACATGCTGTCCTTCCAGCACGCGTACTCGGCCGCGAGCCGGCTGGTCACGGCGATCGACGAGATGCTCGACGTCCTGATCAACCGCACCGGCCGCGTGGGGCTGTGA
- the flgL gene encoding flagellar hook-associated protein FlgL encodes MRITQKSVALTSLQGLNRNLDTFGKLQQQLTSGRLINAPSDSPTGTNKAMQLRSEQAAVEQFGRNISDADSWLSITDSTLQNMLEVTRRVRDLTVQGASTGSSSEASRRALATEVESLRESLLGLANTTIQGRPIFGGVATGTQAYGDTGAYLGIAGADGADVMRRVAFTAEVRVDLTGPEAFGPPGDDLFALVARIADDLVNDPAALDQGLVDLDAVMKRMLGGVADVGARAARIEREQQINSDLALALETQLGGVENVDLPNTIMRLQMQQVGYQAALQATAKAISPTLMDYLR; translated from the coding sequence GTGCGCATCACGCAGAAGTCGGTCGCCCTCACCAGCCTGCAGGGCCTCAACCGCAACCTCGACACCTTCGGCAAGCTGCAGCAGCAGCTCACCTCGGGCCGGCTCATCAACGCGCCGTCCGACTCGCCGACCGGTACGAACAAGGCGATGCAGCTCCGGTCGGAACAGGCGGCCGTCGAGCAGTTCGGCCGGAACATCTCCGACGCCGACAGCTGGCTGTCGATCACCGATTCCACGCTGCAGAACATGCTCGAGGTCACCCGGCGGGTCCGCGACCTCACCGTGCAGGGAGCGAGCACCGGCAGTTCGTCCGAGGCGAGCCGGCGGGCGCTGGCGACGGAGGTGGAGTCGCTGCGGGAGAGCCTGCTCGGCCTGGCGAACACCACGATCCAGGGGCGGCCCATCTTCGGCGGAGTGGCCACCGGCACCCAGGCGTACGGCGACACCGGCGCCTACCTGGGCATCGCGGGGGCCGACGGGGCCGATGTCATGCGCCGCGTCGCGTTCACCGCGGAGGTCCGCGTGGACCTGACCGGCCCGGAGGCCTTCGGGCCCCCCGGTGACGACCTGTTCGCGCTGGTCGCACGGATCGCCGACGACCTGGTCAACGACCCGGCGGCCCTCGACCAGGGCCTGGTGGATCTGGATGCGGTGATGAAGCGGATGCTCGGTGGAGTCGCGGACGTCGGCGCCCGCGCGGCGCGGATCGAGCGGGAGCAGCAGATCAACAGCGACCTCGCGCTCGCTCTGGAGACCCAGCTCGGCGGGGTCGAGAACGTGGACCTGCCGAACACGATCATGCGCTTGCAGATGCAGCAGGTCGGGTACCAGGCCGCGCTGCAGGCGACGGCGAAGGCGATCAGCCCGACGCTGATGGACTACCTGCGCTGA
- the fliW gene encoding flagellar assembly protein FliW, with the protein MATVTEMPAPDPATTASAVPPVEVLSFTEPLPGFPGHHDYVLVAGDGAGLLFWLQAVALDGPRFLAVPARDFFPDYAPVLPAAVRCELGADGAEVRVYCLVTVPDGDPAEATANLRAPVVVVPSTHRARQVVLADGALPLRRRLRR; encoded by the coding sequence ATGGCCACCGTCACGGAGATGCCGGCCCCGGACCCGGCGACGACGGCATCGGCTGTGCCGCCGGTCGAGGTGCTGTCGTTCACCGAGCCGCTGCCGGGATTCCCGGGGCACCACGACTACGTGCTCGTGGCCGGGGACGGTGCCGGGCTGCTGTTCTGGCTCCAGGCGGTGGCGCTCGACGGGCCCCGGTTCCTCGCGGTGCCGGCGCGCGACTTCTTCCCGGACTACGCACCGGTGCTGCCGGCCGCGGTCCGCTGCGAGCTCGGTGCGGACGGCGCCGAGGTACGCGTCTACTGCCTGGTCACCGTTCCGGACGGCGACCCGGCCGAGGCGACGGCCAATCTGCGCGCGCCGGTCGTCGTCGTCCCGTCGACGCACCGCGCCCGGCAGGTCGTGCTGGCCGACGGCGCTCTTCCGCTCCGGCGGCGCCTGCGCCGATAA
- a CDS encoding flagellar biosynthesis protein FliA encodes MPDRVPFPTPADDRAGIRRPLVFGGIPEAEGWALAPITPRDRVHFRADRELPLEQFGRELPDGVSVSYDQGDGLYRVDGACGSAAVLADWVKAWCAGQGITTIGLRAETNVRRRAPRDLPPDFLNDLCRHYGPVSLKRLQRNMSTIRLHLPDPDDLGQQVFEWVLKAVAQYDETKSVPFGAFLATQLSKWVHDLGRNAHGRTAADTEHKQQKAIAAFMAEHQRRPSEKELAAFMGQSVATLRRNSQTVATLNGLRNLQSLDGAPDATEILLPDSSEAPDEIMGEAEQTLLSHALTAACQPDPQARPDQRAGQPNVLGWATWYLTTWGGQTKTQLSSDLNTSVRNMNVYADRVEKALKDRLAELAD; translated from the coding sequence ATGCCCGACCGCGTCCCGTTCCCGACTCCCGCCGACGACCGTGCCGGCATCCGCCGGCCCCTCGTGTTCGGGGGGATCCCGGAGGCCGAGGGGTGGGCGCTGGCGCCCATCACCCCGCGCGACCGCGTGCACTTCCGCGCGGACCGGGAGCTGCCGCTCGAGCAGTTCGGCCGCGAGCTGCCCGACGGCGTGTCCGTCAGCTACGACCAGGGTGACGGCCTCTACCGGGTCGACGGGGCGTGCGGCTCGGCCGCGGTCCTCGCCGACTGGGTGAAGGCCTGGTGCGCCGGGCAGGGCATCACGACGATCGGCCTGCGGGCCGAGACCAACGTCCGCCGCCGTGCGCCGCGCGACCTGCCGCCGGACTTCCTCAACGACCTGTGCCGCCACTACGGCCCGGTGAGCCTGAAACGCCTGCAGCGGAACATGAGCACGATCCGGCTGCACCTGCCCGACCCCGACGACCTCGGGCAGCAGGTGTTCGAGTGGGTGCTCAAGGCCGTGGCGCAGTACGACGAGACCAAGTCCGTCCCGTTCGGGGCCTTCCTGGCCACCCAGCTGTCCAAGTGGGTGCACGACCTCGGGCGCAACGCCCACGGGCGCACCGCGGCCGACACCGAGCACAAGCAGCAGAAGGCGATCGCGGCCTTCATGGCGGAGCACCAGCGCCGGCCCAGCGAGAAGGAACTGGCCGCGTTCATGGGGCAGAGCGTGGCCACGCTCCGGCGCAACTCGCAGACGGTCGCCACCCTCAACGGCCTGCGCAACCTGCAGTCGCTCGACGGCGCGCCCGACGCGACCGAGATCCTGCTGCCCGACTCCTCCGAGGCGCCCGACGAGATCATGGGGGAGGCGGAGCAGACCCTCCTCTCGCACGCTCTCACCGCGGCCTGCCAGCCCGACCCGCAGGCGCGGCCGGACCAGCGCGCCGGCCAGCCCAACGTGCTGGGCTGGGCGACCTGGTACCTGACCACCTGGGGCGGCCAGACCAAGACCCAGCTGTCCAGCGACCTGAACACCTCGGTCCGGAACATGAACGTCTACGCCGACCGGGTCGAGAAGGCCCTCAAGGACCGGCTGGCCGAGCTCGCCGACTGA